AATAGATAGGCAGGGGCTATTTTCCCCGAGGTGAGGGCATTACTCAGGGTTTGGGCGATCGCATCTTGTCCTGCCAATTGTGCAAAAGTTTGGGGACGATATTTATGGTGTAAGGGCTCGTAAGTCACAGTAGTTATGGTTTATGCAGGGGAATAAGAAATAGTGATCATACTTATCTTAAGGTTTAATTGTCCATTGTCTATTGTCCATTGTCAATTGTTTTCTCCATTGTTCATTGTTATCAGTTATTATTGAATATCGACTGAATATGGGTTCTTATTTTTAAAGGCAATGATTAAAAAATTATGGCGCTGGGGTACTAAAAAAGAAGAATCAGCACTAGATTACGAAGCGCAAGAAGGGGAAGAATCTTCCCAGCCAAAATTGTTCACCGATGACAAAACCCTAGAATATCTTTTCAATCAACTATTAGAAGGAGTTGCCAAAGGATGGACAGAAAACCGCATCGAAAAATTTTTTCAAAATTTAGAACCGAAAATAACCGTCGATAGTTGGTTAGTGTGGTTACAAAAATATGGTGAAAGTTTAGTCAATTCCCTAGCACCTCATTACACCATCGCTTCTCGTATGGTCATCTTGGGTGAAAAAACTTCTTCCCTACCATTTTATCGTCCTGTGGGAGATTTAGCCCATGAGTTTGCCAATGAAATTTTAGCCCGTAAAGATGGTATTCAGCTAGAGCCTATTAATGGTAATGGGGATGAGGATGATGCCGCAGAGGCTAGTAGTTTGGCGGATTTACTCAAGTTGTTACAAAATGATGAAAATTTTGCCCGTAAAACTGCTCGTAAGTTGGGTTTAAAAAACCATGAACCGGGAGCTATTATTGATAAGTTAATTAAGGCTAGTAATTCGAGTAAGGAGATTTTGTTGGAGGTGGAGTCCATCACCACAGACGAAGAAGAGGAGTTAGTTGATTTAGAATGGGTAGAACATTGGTTTAATCTTGGTCTGGAAAAGGCGGAAAAGGGTGATCTGCAAGGGGCGATCGCCTCTTGGGACAAAATCATTGAGGTAGAACCTAATTTAGGACAAGTATGGCACAATAGGGGTTGTGCGCTGGCTTATTTACAAAATTATGCCGAAGCCATCGAATCTTTTGATCATGCCCTCGATATTAATGTTAACGATGTGGAATCTTGGCACAATCGGGGTAATGCCCTCTACAATCTCCGCCAATATCCAGAAGCCTTGATGAGTTGGGAAAGGGCGATCGGTATTCAACCCAACCACGCCATGGCATGGTACCATAAGGGCTTAGTATTAGAAGCCCTCGGGCGTTTTATCGAAGCAAAAGAATCTTATCAACAAGTAAAGGCGATCGCCCCTGAATTTGACGCAATCGAAATCCGTCTGCAAAACCTTTCCTAGAATCCATGGCAAACCTTCCCCACATTACCGCCATCCTCGCCATGAGTGCCGATGGCAAAATTAGCACCGAAAGTGCCAAACCAGCCCGATTTAGTAGCCCTCAAGATCTCGCCCACCTAGAAGAACAAATATCTCTCTGTGATGCCATCATCTTCGGTGCCAACACCCTCAGAGCCTACGGTACCACCCTGACCATTAAACAACCCCATCTCCTTGCCCAAAGACAAGAAAGACAACAAAACCCTCAACCCATTAATATAGTTTGCTCTGCTTCAGGCAACCTAGAAACCCATTATTCTTTTTTTGAACAACCAGTAAAAAGAATTTTATTAACAACCCAAAAAGGCAAAGAAAACTGGAATATTAATATTAATAGAAACGATAAAAAAATACTTTTCAATGATTATTTAATAATTGAAAATAAAAACAAAAAAATAGACTGGCAACCAGTATTTAAACACTTAAAAAGCATTAATATAAATCGTGTCGCCGTCCTCGGCGGAGGAGAATTAATCGCCTCCATATTAGAAAAAAAGCTGATTGATGATCTTTGGTTAACAGTTTGTCCAGTGATACTAGGAGGAAACCAAGCCCCCAGCCCCGTAGGCGGAAACTCCTTTCCCCAATCAATTCCCCTGCATTTAAAAAGAGTCAAACAAGTGGGAGAAGAACTATTTTTAAACTATCAAATAATCAAAAATTAACGATCAACCATTACCCCTTGTTCCTCTTTTAACTCCGCAATTTCCTGCTCCAAAGACTCGATTCTATCAATTAAGCCCCTGATTACAGTCGCCTCAGAGTCAGGTAAATTACCATGTTCGAGGGGATTAACCTTCACCCCAGAACGATATACAATTCTGCCAGGAATACCTACCACAGTACACTCAGAAGGTACATCCCGCAAAACCACCGAACCAGCACCAATGCGAACATTATTTCCGATCAACAAATTACCCAAAACCTTCGCACCTGCACCAACTACCACGTTTTCACCGAGGGTAGGGTGACGTTTACCCGTATCTTTTCCTGTACCACCGAGGGTAACACCCTGATAAATAAGGCAATAATCCCCCAAAATGGCAGTCTCACCAATCACAACTCCCATACCATGATCAATAAATACCCCTTGCCCCAACTGCGCCCCTGGGTGAATTTCAATACCCGTGAAAAAGCGACCCAAATGGGAGAGAAAACGAGGAATAAAAGGAACTCCTAAGCGGTATAACCAATGAGAAAAGCGGTGCAAAACCACTGCCTGTAAACCGGGATAACATAATAAGACTTCTAACCAGTTACGGGCGGCAGGATCTCGCTCAAAGATAATTTTAAAATCAGAAATGATTGATGATAGCACTTTATATATATTGAGTAAAAATTTCTACTAAAATTATTATCCCTCAGTATTAACCAATGTGGTGGAAGGGTTTACCGAAATTTAAAAAGGAGATTCATTGGTTCTGGAAACTTGACCAATGGGAGGAACACTGCTCCCTTGATTTTGATTCATACCTTGAGGAGTGGGAGTCCAAGGATTTACAGTGGGGCTAACGCTAGATGGCACATTATTAGTTTGAATGGGAGGAGAATAGTATTGTCCACCACTCGGAATATTATTCTGCATAGGAGGAGTTTGAGATTGGGGAATATTACGATTAGAGTTATAGTTACCCATAACATTACTCACCGCCTGATTTAGGGGACTAGGGGCAATAGGAATCTGTTGTGAGCTAGTTTGTCTTTGTTGATTAAATTCAGGACTTAGTAACCCTTGTAAATTAGCATTACCATTACCATTACCCACAGAGGGAGTGATTTGAGGAGAGATACGGGGAAGAGATAATACTTGATCGTACAACCGACTTTGATTAGGCGCAGTGGGGGCATTTCTCCTTTCCACGGTATCATCAGAACCAAATAAATTCACTTCCCTAATATCTGAATCGAGGGGATCTTCTGCGAGGGGCTGATCTTCTGGGGAAGATAAGCTGTCGGGGTCAGTAGTGGCATTATTCGGATCAATGGGATTTTCAGCAGTTCCCTCTTCGGTGTCCTCCACATTTTCCACCTCAATATCAACGGATGCACCAGATCGAGATGGGGCGGGGGTTCTTCTACTAGCTTCTCTGAATTGGTTGTTAATAGCTATTAATTGCCAAGCAGCAATGCCGATAATTCCCAAGACGACAATGGAAGCCAGAAACAAAGGGCTTAAAAAGGTTCCCATTCTTGACTTGAGATAATCGGGGGAGTGTTTTTTGGATGGTGCCATAATAAAAATACCCAATGATTGTCGGTACACTTAATTATATCATTATCTTTTGGGGACGATCTCTATCTTGTGTTGGTATAAAGAAGCCACCCTCCTATCCCTAAACCAATAAGATTACCTAACCAAGCTCCCATAAATGGACTCATAAGACCAGAAATAGCGAAGGATTCTCCCATAAAAGAGAGTACATAATAAACTAAGATAAGGGCGATACAGATTCCGAAACTTTTGGCTTTACCCGTGTTTTGGGGACGGATGCCAAGGGCTGAACCCATCATGGTAAAAACGATACAAACAAAAGGGAGGGCAATTTTGCTTTGGATTTTGACAGCTAATCTTCTGGCTTCGTCTAAGTTTCCTTCTAGTCTGGCGATGTTTAAGTATTGTTGAGCTTGACCAATGCTCATTTCGTCATAACTGAGGGGACGATTGGCAAAGTCTAGGGGCGCTCGGGGCAGGGCTAGTTGTTGGTGTTGAAAACGAACTACATTTTTTGAACTACCATCCATGGCAATGACATAAATGGTGCCGTTGAAAAAATCCCAAATATTTTCGCTGATGTTCCAGCGTGCGGTTTCGGCGGTTAATACTTGATTGACTCCTTCCCTAGAAAAGTCGAGGATGGTTAAATATTTCATTTCATCGCCGTTAAATTCTTCGGCATAAAAAAGCCTTGCTAACCCGTAATTGACACTGCCATCGTCTCTGACAATATCAGCATATTCAGGATATAAAATATTACGTTCGTTCAAATCTGGTCGAACTTGGGTAAGGGCATTTTGCAGGGTGATGGTGGCTTGTCGGTTGGCAGAAGGTGTAACCACATCATTGATAAAAAATGTCATTCCTGTGATGAATAGACTGAGTATGAGGGCAGGAATAACCAGACGAAATAGATTGATACCTACACTTCTGAGGGCGATGATTTCACTATCGCTAGAAAGACGACTGTAGGCGACTAGGGTGGCAAGAAGCAATGACATGGGAAAGGCGAGGACGATAAATTCTGGCATCCTCAACAAAAACACTTGAAAGGCGACTCCTACAAAGAGCCCTGATTCGGTTACTCGGCGAATTAGTTCAAATAATGTACCAATGGATAGTCCGAGCGCTGTAAATAGACCAATTCCGAAGAGGAAGGGCATGATTAGCTCGGAAAGAATATACTTATCCATGAGGGAAATATGGAATTTAAAGGTGGTGATTTTTTGTTTATCTTCCATAAAAGCTAGACTTTAAAGTTATCTCCTAGATAGTATTGTCGAACAAGGGGATTGTTATATAGTTCTTCGGCGGTGCCTGATGCTAAAATTTGCCCTTCTCGCATGATATACGATCGCCCCGTAATGGCAAGGGTTTCTCTAACATTATGATCTGTGATCAAAATTCCCATGCCTTTATTTTTGAGATCATCAATAATCTGTTGAATTTCGGATACGGCAATGGGATCAACCCCCGCAAAAGGTTCATCGAGGAGCAAAAACTTGGGTCCTTCTCTACCAACGGCTAAGGCACGAGCTAATTCGGTGCGTCTTCTTTCTCCTCCCGAGACTTGAGAACCTTTGGTATTAACTACTTTTTCGAGGCGGAAGTCTTCTATGAGTTGTTTTAGTCTGATGGTACGGGTACGGGAGGAAAGGTTGGTTTGTTCTAGGACTAATTCAATATTTTCTCTGACGGTGAGGTTACGAAAAATACTGGCTTGTTGGGTAAGATAACCGATACCTAGTTTTGCCCTTTGGTTGAGCTTGAGGGAGGTAATATCTTGGTTGTCTAGGTTTACTTCTCCCTGATTGGGCATCACTAATCCTGTGGTGATATAGAATGTAGTTGTTTTACCTGCTCCATTAGGACCTAATAAACCAACGATTTCTCCTTGGGATACTTTGAGGTTAACTCGATTGACTATGGATCTTTTGCCATAGGATTTATGAATGTTCTTCAGTGTTAATTGCATAGGATTTTTTTGGGACAAACCAGCTTTTGTCCTCAGTTTTAAAGGTTGTTTTCCTCAATTAGGTATACGGATTCTACTTGTCTTTGGTTTTGGGGGGTGGCGATAAATCTTCCTTCGTCGATAAGGTAAGTCATGGTTTCGGCTCTCATGCTATTACCGTCTTGGATGACTTGCACGTTACCGTTTAGTACTAATCTTCTTTCTTGGCTAAAAAACTGAGCTTGGGCGGCGGTGGCTTGAATGTTGCGGGAGGGATAGTCGATATAAACGTTACCCCTTGCGGTAATCACCCCTGTTTCTGAGTTGGCTTCTTGTACGTCGGAGCGTACGGTGAGAGCTTGTCTGTTGCTGGTTTGGGCTTGGACTTCTAGGTTATTTTGGTCTAGGTTGGGGCTGATGGTGGTGATGAGGGTACTTATAATGGCGGTGGAAATCAGCAGGGGATAGTATTTTTTTGGTTTCATGGTTAATGGTTTCATGGCGATCGCACTTAATAGAGGATATTTTTATTTTATACTTTCTTTTCTCGGCTGAGATGTTCCATAGAAAGCTGAATAGTTAGATTTTGGAAAGAACAAATATGTTCCCTTGATTACCTCGACTAATACGCAAATCATGGTCTAAATAGGTGGTTTCTAACCAACCATTGGTATTAGTGATGGCGTCTAAGGCTTGATTGAGGTTAATGTCGAGGGGAAAAATATGTTTTTTCTGACTAATTTGTCTGATCAAATCTTGGGGAGATAAATATTTGAGCCAATTTTTGAGGGTGACAATGGTACGCTCAAATTTGACATTAACTTTTTTGTCGGACTCGACTTTCAAATGGGCAATAACTACCATCACACTATCTAATAAGGGTAATCCTTTGATTTCGGCAATGTTATAAATTTTTTGGGTGGAGGTATTGATGGATTGATAAATATTCTCTATTTCCACAAGGGGAATATTATTTAAGCCAAATAAATTTTTGCTGGAGGTATAGAGTAACTGCCAATCTCCGTCGAGAAGATCTCGTTTTTGCAACGGTTGGGGGTTCGGATTATTGTCTTCTAGTTCTTCGATGGCACTTAAAATCTCAATTTTATCGTTGTCAGAGGTGCTTGTTTTTCCGTTACAACGGGCGATCGCCCCTAATAAATTAGTTTTCGCATTCATGGATAATCTGGTAAAATATATTTTCTCGACGAAATTTACACGGCTAGTTATATTAGTTTATGAAAAATCCTGCACTGCGTAAAGAAAAGCGCTACGAACCGGCGCCTGTGATTCCTTTAAAACAGGAAGGTTCCATTTTAGAGTGGTTGGAAAGTAATAATAAAATTATTTATCGGGAGGAGAAAGAAGAAAAAACTAACATCGTACCCGTACCCGAAGATGAGGAAATCGCAGAACTCATTGACGGTGATGATGATGATTTTGATAACGACTTAGATGATGATGATTCCGATGTAGATGATGATATTATCTAACGGAAAATAATAGGGGTATTGGTATTTTTCCAATACCCTTAATGCTATTCCTCGGCGCCTATTTCTTCCTCCTCAAGGGGAGTAATACGATTGATTAATTGAATCAGTTGATCTCCTTTTTCTAAGGATGAATCTTCCCTAAATCTAATTTCGGGAGTATGACGTAAACTGATTTTCTGCCCTAAACTACGACGAACAAAAGGAGTACAGGCTTTTAAACCCTCCATGGTTTCCCTTTTTGCCTCTGCAGTTCCGTAGATACTGACGAAGATTTTAGCGTGTTGTAAGTCCCCAGAAACTTCGACGTGGGTAATACTTACCATCCCTGCACCGACACGATCATCTTTTATTTCACTAATCAACATCTGACTGACTTCTCTTTTAATCAGAGAAGATACCTTTTCAATACGACGACTATTAGCCATTGTTCTTTTTTTCTATGTGTTAACAACAATTTGTTTGTGAGTATTAGGTGCTGCTAATACCTAACATTGCTTCTAGGGTAAAATAAAGGAAAGAAAAAATCCCAATTAAAACTCCAAAAATAGCAATTCCTGTCACAGGATTTTTGAATAAAGGTTTAATTTGTTCCCATAAAAAAATGAATATTCCTAAAATTAAACTCACCATATAGCGAGGATAACGTAGGACATTTTCCCAAAAACCATCCATAATTTGACTTTCTTTAATTTATTTATTATTAACTAATTATTGGACTGAGTCTTAATTAAGACAAAATACCTATACTATGTATTTTAGCAGTTATTTTTTATTTGGCATCGAGACATTAATCACTAGAGCGAGTATTTTTATTGACCACCTTAATGATGTGTTGCTGATGAAGGGGTTTAATCAGAACATCACAAAAGCCCACGGATTGATAATCTTGGGGTTGAATTTTGGTTAGGTCTTCGGTAATGAGGATAATGGGAATATTTTGTAAACTAGGAACTTTCTTAAATTTACTGATAATATCATAGGCACTAATAGAATTTATTTCCAAGTCCACAAAAATGATTTCGGGAGGATTTTTTTGGGCAAAGGCGATCGCCAATTCTCCATCCCGAAACGAAGTAAAATTAAAGCTCAATTCATTGATAGTATTTTTCATACCATTAACAACCTCTTCCTCCTCTGTAATACATAAAGCCTTGTTACCATCACCGTGGAGAGAAGATGCCTTAGACTTAATCAACCAAGGGAAAGGAATATCCTCCGTCGCAATCAATTCAATTAAACCCAACTGAAAATAAGGATTCATCATCCTAGTCATAGAAACAATATCTTGATTTAACTGACTATGTAAATCTCGCAAAGTATTCTTACCATTAAACAACTTTTTCATTATTTGATAAGTGGTCGGGGAGGTTCTTTTTTGTAACTCAACTTGCTGACGAATAACAGGGGCTTGATTTGGGGATCTATCTGCTAATTTGGCTCCCAACCATTTTTGCCAATCTTGCCAAACCTCTACAATAATTGGTTCAGTATCAATAAAAACCAATGGAGAAAGAGGATTTTTATCTTCTACAATATCAAAATTAACCTCCATTGCTCTGGTTAAATCAAATAAAATTTCTTGGACAATATTACGAATAATTTTATTAGTCGTTAAAGGATTAAATACTTTTTGATCAATCAGAAAAGAAAATAAATTATATTCCCAATTATTAACAAAGGTTTGGTTATTAAAAAACTGAGGATCAAAAGTATCTAATAGTTGGAGTGCTTCGGGCGCAAATTTATTGACATTTCTACGCCATCGCCTACAAGGATGTACTCCTCCTGTAGCATAAGAGATCCGCCCCAAATACATAGAAAAAACCCACTGAGTATTATCTCTAGCGGTAAAAATCAGTTTTCCCGTAAACTGAGGAGCCTTTAAGGTTTTAAATAAATGAGCCTGGCGAGTGCCAACAAATTGAGGAATTGCGACTTTAAAAGAGTCATTTATATCCGACATTTTTGATAGAAGTAGAGGAGTAAAAGGATTTACATACTTTCAGTGTACTTTATTTGATAGATTATTAGACACAAAAAATTGTGAGTGAGAAGTAGTCACCTGTTAAAACAGGTGGCAGAACGAACGCCGCAGATTTTAATCTGCCTTTTTTGTTTTATCTAGGCTTATGCGATCAATGTAAGATTCAATGATTTGTGTCATTGTTACATCTTTTTGTTGGGCATATTCTTTTAGCTTATTAAATCTTGTTTCTGATAACTTGATTCCTAATCTTTTACTTTTTGTTGTCATAAATGTGTAAACAATGTTAGTATATTTACCATGGATTATAAAACAGTAAAAGTCCTTTTAACAAATAACATTAACGATGAGTGTAATGATTACTTACAGTTTGCTTGTGAACAATCCAATAAACTGTATAATTCGACAGTTTATGCTCTCAGACAAGCTCACTTTGCCAACTGTTCTATAAGAACTTTCTTTGACAAAGAAGATCTTTACCGAGCATCTTTCAAATTGGGCAAGGTTAAAGTAAGTTATCCGCAGTTATGCAAGGATTTAAAAATTAATGATCATTATCAAGCTATTGGGGGTAACCAAGGACAGCAAACTATCAAGTCTGTAGTTGAAAGTTTTAAGTCTTACAATAAGTTGTTGTCTATGTGGTTTCAAGGTGAGTTATCAAATAAACCAAAGTTACCCAATTACCGCAAAAATGGATTATATCAAATATCTTTTGTAGGTAGAGATATTAAGTTTGCAATGGACGGTTTATCATGTTATCTTCCTATCCCAAGATCTCAAAAAGATGAGTTAATCACAGGTAAGCTAAACATTCCTTGTGCAAAAGGAGTAACAGCAGATAACATTGCAGAACTCCGAATAGTTCCATCCCTAGGGAAGTTATGGGCTGAATATGTCTATAAAACTCCTGAGAAAAAAGCAACAGAATTAGATTACAGTCAAGCTATTGGCATAGATAGTGGTATTAATAACTTTATAACTGCTGTTAGCAATACGGGCAAGTCATTTATTCTTTGTGGAAAACATTTAAAATTTATCAACCAAAAATATAACAAAACAGTAGCCCAATATAAAGAAGGAAAATCTGATTTTTATTGGGATGATTATTTGAATGAAATTACTCATAAAAGAAACTGTCAAATCAAAGATAGTGTTAACAAATATGCTCGTTTTGTGATCAATTACTGCCTTAATCACAGGATAGGTAATATTGTTTTTGGTTGGGGGCAAGGGGTGAAAAGTGAGGTTAATTTAGGGAAACGAAATAACCAAAACTTTGTTCAGCTACCTACTGCAAGATTAAAAAATCGTATTAAAGAATTAGCCCATGAAGTAGGTATAAAGTTTGCCGAAACAGAAGAAAGCTATACGAGCAAATCATCTTTTCTTGACGAGGATTTACTACCAAAATATGGTGAAAAACCCAAGGAGTGTAAATTCAGCGGAAAAAGAGTTCAACGTGGCTTGTATAGAACGTCTAATGGACAAACCATTAATGCTGACTGTTTAGGCGCTATTAATATTTTAAAAAAAGTAAGCATACAGCTAGGTTTAAATTTAGCCGAGGTGTGTAGGGGAGCATTGACTCTCCCCCAACGATACCGGGTTAACGACTTAACCAAAGTATATCGTAAGCGAAGCGAACAGGTTTTAACCTGTGTAGCGACATCTGCTTAGAATCCACGTATTTCAATGCGTGGAGAAGTCAAAAAAGAATTGTATTTTATTTTTAGTGTTATATAAATTTATTATTTGTTATTTGACACTCCTCGGCGTGAACGCATGAGGATTCTTGGTTCACTGATTCATCTTACCCTGGCAGGTGTTGCCACCAAACAAGATAGAGGATAAATCTCCCCAAGCGTTTAAGTCCAATAAATCAGACTTGCTTCCGATGTGCCCCATCGTAGCTTTTCTCAAAATATTTAATGATGCTTGTGTATCACGGTCTTCAATGTATCCACAACTACAAACATGAGTTCTGGTTGAAAGACTTTTCTTGATTCGTTTCCCACATTGAAAACAATCTTGAGATGTGTAGGCTGGATTTACCGCAATGGTTAATTTTCCATACTTCACCCCAAAATATTCCAACCATTTACGGAATTGACTCCAACCAGCATCATTAATACTTTTTGATAACTTACTATTTCTAACTAGATTTTTCACCTTTAAATCTTCATAGGCGATCAAGTCGTTTGACTGAATTAGACGCAGTGCGGTTACTTTGCCGAACTCTTCACGTTGCCTACTTACCTTTAAATGTGCTTTGCTGTATCGCTGTCTAGCTTTAATATAGTTGTTACTAACTGGTTTTCCCTTCTTCAATTTCCTCGACTTGCGATGATTGAGTCTATTTAATCTGGCTTCTGAGTAACGATAAAAACGAGGATTCTCCACAAAATTTCCATCACTATCAGCGTAGAAATATTTTAAACCAACATCTATACCCACCATCTTTTTGGTTTGGGGTAGAATCGGAGTTATATCCCTCACATCTAACTTCAAGCAAAACTGGCAAAAGTAACCATCTGCTCGTTTAACAAGTCGTACTCTTTGTATTTGAAACTCTTGGAAATAATATAAATCCCTTGAGCCAATTAACTTGAGAGTACCGATGTTATTACCATCAGTGAAAGTGATTCGTTTATGATCTCGATCTAGTTTCCAACCAGATTGTTTATACTCAATACTACGAGTGCGTTTAGAAAATTTAGGGTATCCTTTTTTTCCCTTAACTTGCTTTTTGCAATTATCATAAAACTTAGATATAGCACTCCAAGCCCTTTCTCCTGCCTGTTGACAAGCAGTGGAGTTAAGACACTTAACAAAAGGAAATTCTTTTCTTAAAGTAGTGGTATATCGATAAACTTCGGCTTTGCCTACGTTTTTAGAGTTCATCCAGAGACTAACACATTTATTGCGTACGAATTGGACTGTACGAATGCCCTCATCGATAGCTTTAAATTGCTGAGTTTTTCCTCTTAATTTGTACTCTAAAATAAACATTTTACGCTGGTTAGCCGAGAATAATAAATATAATAGCATAAAAAAGTCACCCTAAAAGGGCGAGGCTTTAAACCCGTTTTTTAAGGTAAGAATATTTCTCATGAAAAATCAAGAAAAAAGTTATCAAGGGACTGTTTTGTCGGCATTAATTACCAATGCAGGATTTACTGACTATTTAGATTTTAGTCGTCGTACGGGCATTGGCGAATTAATTTTACATCGCATCGATTGTGGATTATTAGAACAAATGCCCCTCAAGCATTTGAGAATGATTGCTAGGGCGTTGAATATGTCTGTGGGTGATTTTATTGTCGCCATTGAGGGAGAGTCTGGTGTATCTGATTCCAAGATTCCCATCAGTAATGATTTAACACAGGAAATTACCCAACAGGTACAACAATCGGTAATCGAAATTTTGGAATCCTTATTATTACAATTACCAACCATGATCAAAGTGGTGGAAAAAAATCCTCAGTTACCTGCTTCTCGCCTTGTGCCTTTGTTAAAGCCATTGAATAAATTATTATCTCATTGGGATATAAAGGCGATCGCCCCAGTAGGTGCTATAGTAAAGTATGATCCTCAACAACATCAACTGATGTCAGAAACCGAGGAGAAAGTAAATGACCTCGTAGAAATCCGCTACGTAGGTTATCGTCAAAAAGACAAATTACTATATCGTGCCAGAGTAAGCCCTGTTAAAACAGTGGAAAAAAAGTAAATCAAGTAATCTAAAAAAATGTAACCGTAACGTAGTATTCGGGAGACACCACTATAACCCCAAATGGGCAAAATGGTACGCTTGAACACGAAGACACAAGAGGTAATCATTTATGGAACT
The sequence above is a segment of the Cyanobacterium stanieri PCC 7202 genome. Coding sequences within it:
- a CDS encoding response regulator receiver (PFAM: Response regulator receiver domain~InterPro IPR001789~KEGG: cyt:cce_4196 two-component response regulator~PFAM: response regulator receiver~SMART: response regulator receiver~SPTR: Two-component response regulator); protein product: MSDINDSFKVAIPQFVGTRQAHLFKTLKAPQFTGKLIFTARDNTQWVFSMYLGRISYATGGVHPCRRWRRNVNKFAPEALQLLDTFDPQFFNNQTFVNNWEYNLFSFLIDQKVFNPLTTNKIIRNIVQEILFDLTRAMEVNFDIVEDKNPLSPLVFIDTEPIIVEVWQDWQKWLGAKLADRSPNQAPVIRQQVELQKRTSPTTYQIMKKLFNGKNTLRDLHSQLNQDIVSMTRMMNPYFQLGLIELIATEDIPFPWLIKSKASSLHGDGNKALCITEEEEVVNGMKNTINELSFNFTSFRDGELAIAFAQKNPPEIIFVDLEINSISAYDIISKFKKVPSLQNIPIILITEDLTKIQPQDYQSVGFCDVLIKPLHQQHIIKVVNKNTRSSD
- a CDS encoding ABC transporter related protein (PFAM: ABC transporter~COGs: COG1137 ABC-type (unclassified) transport system ATPase component~InterPro IPR003439:IPR003593~KEGG: syp:SYNPCC7002_A0769 ABC-type transport protein~PFAM: ABC transporter related~SMART: AAA ATPase~SPTR: ABC-type transport protein) gives rise to the protein MQLTLKNIHKSYGKRSIVNRVNLKVSQGEIVGLLGPNGAGKTTTFYITTGLVMPNQGEVNLDNQDITSLKLNQRAKLGIGYLTQQASIFRNLTVRENIELVLEQTNLSSRTRTIRLKQLIEDFRLEKVVNTKGSQVSGGERRRTELARALAVGREGPKFLLLDEPFAGVDPIAVSEIQQIIDDLKNKGMGILITDHNVRETLAITGRSYIMREGQILASGTAEELYNNPLVRQYYLGDNFKV
- a CDS encoding fibrillin (PFAM: PAP_fibrillin~KEGG: syn:sll1568 fibrillin~SPTR: Fibrillin), encoding MNAKTNLLGAIARCNGKTSTSDNDKIEILSAIEELEDNNPNPQPLQKRDLLDGDWQLLYTSSKNLFGLNNIPLVEIENIYQSINTSTQKIYNIAEIKGLPLLDSVMVVIAHLKVESDKKVNVKFERTIVTLKNWLKYLSPQDLIRQISQKKHIFPLDINLNQALDAITNTNGWLETTYLDHDLRISRGNQGNIFVLSKI
- a CDS encoding hypothetical protein (PFAM: Protein of unknown function (DUF3134)~KEGG: cyt:cce_0911 hypothetical protein~SPTR: Putative uncharacterized protein) codes for the protein MKNPALRKEKRYEPAPVIPLKQEGSILEWLESNNKIIYREEKEEKTNIVPVPEDEEIAELIDGDDDDFDNDLDDDDSDVDDDII
- a CDS encoding OstA family protein (PFAM: OstA-like protein~COGs: COG1934 conserved hypothetical protein~InterPro IPR005653~KEGG: syn:slr0250 hypothetical protein~PFAM: OstA family protein~SPTR: OstA family protein); the encoded protein is MKPKKYYPLLISTAIISTLITTISPNLDQNNLEVQAQTSNRQALTVRSDVQEANSETGVITARGNVYIDYPSRNIQATAAQAQFFSQERRLVLNGNVQVIQDGNSMRAETMTYLIDEGRFIATPQNQRQVESVYLIEENNL
- a CDS encoding protein of unknown function DUF751 (PFAM: Protein of unknown function (DUF751)~InterPro IPR008470~KEGG: syp:SYNPCC7002_A2567 hypothetical protein~PFAM: protein of unknown function DUF751~SPTR: Putative uncharacterized protein), producing the protein MDGFWENVLRYPRYMVSLILGIFIFLWEQIKPLFKNPVTGIAIFGVLIGIFSFLYFTLEAMLGISST
- a CDS encoding ribosome-binding factor A (PFAM: Ribosome-binding factor A~TIGRFAM: ribosome-binding factor A~COGs: COG0858 Ribosome-binding factor A~InterPro IPR020053:IPR000238~KEGG: syp:SYNPCC7002_A0074 ribosome-binding factor A~PFAM: ribosome-binding factor A~SPTR: Ribosome-binding factor A;~TIGRFAM: ribosome-binding factor A) yields the protein MANSRRIEKVSSLIKREVSQMLISEIKDDRVGAGMVSITHVEVSGDLQHAKIFVSIYGTAEAKRETMEGLKACTPFVRRSLGQKISLRHTPEIRFREDSSLEKGDQLIQLINRITPLEEEEIGAEE